A stretch of Alkalicella caledoniensis DNA encodes these proteins:
- a CDS encoding phage tail spike protein: MLILYDKNHNKGSPLKLAKEPKVERELSGMETLSFYYPETKSLNIKEECYIRTKNQEYVIKETNNLTPQWLYVNAQINLEDIRGKPIENYEVVNSTITDAINLALTGTGWTLEFTNISRRRTVRRSNCNGYDVLENIRKTFRAELVYDAVNRKIYAYDKLGQDKGAYFSDELNLKKLTVQGNSYDFYTRIIPIGKDGLKINEVNNGVDYVENNQYSSKIITLIWEDNRYTDPQILKEDAIAKLEELSKPICSYIADIYDRAKMSDKYKDILDFNLGDTITIINKDTQTKEKQRVVKTIEFLDEPERNSCEIANRTLKFEDLQVGIMEAADTLSQITTEDGMVYDYKINFDPIRQEFGQIVAEKASITELIAAVARIGTLEVTSATITQLDTEIARINDLYTIKANVGELTAAVGRISILESDVASIDTILAKNVFAELAQFGQILAGSSIIAEGAIGSAQISDLSASKLTAGIINAAQVTIQGTDGRLRIVNNRLQVFSGTTQLFERVALGDVHGDGSEYGLLVRGADGQTTLFDNNGLTDKGFTDGYNKLDDNSLNPVKLDIAQVVTRINEGTTTIESSKIYMDNKTLDVAIGTIETTINSHGQSINSQGAQITALNNAIQLKVDTQTYTSDLDNINSQLSTQSSAISLLQGEVAIKVTQTDINNAVNPLDSRITSAEGTLVTHATQIAARVTTTVYNSGIADAKDYADERANAAQNAAISHTDTQFNILNGAIQLKVDENIYTSKMQQVDGTLQSVDAAISSHSSQLNLLSNEIALKVSETDIDGNYLIGKINLTGTTAKIQASKINLVGAVTVLSDITGNLGTITAGTINGITINSVNLNSATINGGNIVLSGDTSGVQALVINSNTHPDRASRFSGGSIQMMNGSQVTVWLTNLLGGLLSIVDSNNNDNKVELFASLGGGRVNCGSLMVRGGAEVNGTLIAGSLSATNLSVGGKNVWNFMRGESVNGVDMNTVLSTGFYHGFSQTNSAFNSISTFIVINYSNDWIVQIQFAPKAAIEAWIRARHSGTTWTAWKRFIA, translated from the coding sequence ATGCTTATTCTGTACGACAAAAATCACAACAAAGGATCTCCTTTAAAACTAGCTAAGGAACCTAAGGTAGAGAGGGAACTTTCAGGGATGGAAACCCTCTCTTTTTATTACCCAGAAACAAAATCGCTTAACATTAAAGAAGAATGCTACATCAGAACAAAAAATCAAGAATACGTCATAAAAGAAACAAACAACCTAACACCACAATGGTTATATGTAAATGCTCAGATTAACCTCGAAGACATAAGGGGCAAACCTATAGAAAATTATGAGGTAGTAAACTCAACCATAACTGATGCAATAAACCTTGCACTTACCGGAACAGGGTGGACTTTGGAATTTACTAATATAAGTAGGCGAAGGACTGTTCGGCGTTCCAATTGCAATGGTTACGACGTTTTAGAAAATATCCGTAAGACTTTCAGAGCAGAGCTTGTCTATGATGCTGTTAATAGGAAAATTTATGCATATGACAAGCTAGGTCAAGATAAAGGGGCTTACTTTAGTGATGAGTTAAATCTCAAAAAGCTTACGGTTCAAGGCAACTCTTATGATTTTTATACTAGAATTATCCCAATTGGCAAAGATGGTTTAAAAATCAATGAAGTAAATAATGGCGTGGATTATGTTGAAAATAACCAATACAGTTCAAAGATTATCACTTTAATATGGGAAGATAACCGGTATACAGATCCACAAATATTGAAGGAAGATGCCATAGCAAAATTAGAAGAACTATCAAAGCCTATATGCTCTTATATAGCAGATATTTATGATAGGGCGAAAATGAGTGATAAGTATAAGGATATTTTAGATTTCAATTTAGGGGATACCATTACTATTATAAATAAAGATACTCAGACTAAAGAAAAGCAACGTGTAGTTAAAACAATTGAGTTTCTAGATGAACCAGAACGAAACTCATGTGAGATTGCTAATAGAACATTAAAATTTGAGGATCTACAGGTTGGCATCATGGAAGCAGCGGATACTTTATCCCAGATTACCACGGAAGACGGTATGGTATACGATTACAAAATCAATTTCGACCCAATTCGACAAGAGTTTGGCCAGATAGTAGCTGAAAAAGCATCCATCACAGAATTGATTGCAGCTGTAGCACGAATTGGAACACTAGAGGTAACATCAGCTACTATAACTCAATTAGATACTGAGATAGCCAGAATAAATGATTTGTACACTATCAAAGCTAATGTAGGTGAACTAACTGCAGCTGTAGGTAGAATATCAATCCTAGAATCTGATGTGGCCAGTATAGATACAATCCTCGCCAAGAATGTATTTGCTGAACTAGCTCAGTTTGGTCAAATCTTAGCAGGAAGTAGTATCATAGCCGAAGGTGCAATAGGTTCAGCTCAAATAAGTGATTTGTCAGCAAGCAAATTAACTGCAGGGATAATTAACGCAGCACAGGTAACTATCCAAGGCACTGATGGGCGATTACGCATTGTTAACAATAGGCTCCAAGTATTCTCAGGAACTACACAGCTGTTCGAAAGGGTAGCCCTAGGAGATGTCCATGGAGACGGTAGTGAATACGGCTTATTAGTCCGTGGTGCAGATGGTCAAACGACACTTTTCGACAACAACGGATTGACAGATAAAGGTTTTACAGATGGATATAACAAACTTGACGACAATAGTCTTAATCCAGTGAAACTCGATATCGCGCAAGTAGTAACACGTATAAACGAAGGAACAACCACAATAGAGTCCAGCAAAATTTATATGGACAATAAAACGCTGGATGTGGCCATAGGCACAATTGAAACAACTATAAATAGCCATGGTCAAAGTATTAACAGTCAGGGTGCTCAAATAACAGCCTTAAATAACGCCATACAGCTTAAAGTAGATACCCAGACTTATACTAGCGACTTGGATAATATCAACAGCCAGCTCTCCACTCAAAGCAGCGCTATTTCATTGTTGCAAGGTGAAGTAGCCATAAAAGTTACACAGACGGACATCAATAATGCAGTAAATCCTCTGGATTCAAGGATAACATCTGCAGAAGGTACTCTTGTCACTCACGCAACTCAGATTGCAGCTAGGGTGACTACTACGGTATACAATTCGGGGATAGCTGATGCGAAGGATTATGCTGATGAAAGAGCAAATGCCGCACAAAATGCAGCTATTAGCCATACCGACACCCAATTCAACATCCTAAACGGTGCCATACAACTAAAAGTAGACGAAAATATATACACTAGCAAAATGCAACAGGTTGACGGCACATTACAAAGTGTAGATGCAGCTATATCTAGTCACAGCTCTCAGCTTAATTTGTTGTCTAATGAAATAGCGTTAAAGGTAAGCGAAACTGACATAGATGGTAACTATCTTATAGGTAAAATAAATTTAACAGGAACTACTGCGAAAATACAGGCTAGCAAAATTAATCTAGTAGGAGCGGTAACAGTTCTTTCGGATATAACGGGAAATCTAGGTACAATAACAGCTGGAACCATAAACGGTATTACTATAAATAGTGTTAATCTTAATTCAGCTACTATCAATGGTGGAAATATTGTTTTGTCAGGGGACACATCAGGAGTGCAAGCTCTAGTAATCAACAGCAATACTCACCCAGATAGAGCCTCACGCTTTTCCGGAGGGTCTATACAGATGATGAATGGGAGCCAAGTTACCGTATGGCTTACAAACTTACTGGGAGGTCTTTTGTCGATAGTCGACTCCAACAATAATGATAATAAGGTAGAGCTTTTTGCCAGCTTGGGTGGGGGGAGAGTGAATTGCGGTAGCTTGATGGTAAGAGGTGGCGCAGAGGTTAACGGCACACTTATTGCAGGTTCGCTTAGTGCAACTAATTTGTCTGTAGGTGGTAAAAATGTTTGGAACTTTATGCGAGGTGAAAGTGTTAATGGTGTAGATATGAACACTGTATTAAGCACGGGCTTTTACCATGGATTTTCTCAGACAAACTCAGCGTTCAACAGCATATCAACCTTTATAGTTATAAATTACAGTAATGATTGGATTGTACAAATACAATTTGCCCCGAAAGCAGCTATTGAAGCATGGATAAGGGCACGCCATTCAGGGACTACTTGGACTGCATGGAAAAGGTTCATTGCTTAA
- a CDS encoding potassium channel family protein has product MIDKTKLYIIYEYTMVILALIVVSMLIGEIIFDLPETTALFIEKIDTFILAIFIADYSIKLFMAENKKRYVLSNKAELISIIPFSSIFRVFRLARLVRLARLSRFNRVLRSVAWLTRFKDKFLIFIKTNGLIYIIFITIVIVVLGSVCIKFFEDINFLDAIWWAFVTTTTVGYGDISPVSFGGRIVAGTLMLVGIGFIGMLTGTIATFFLNEGKKPISYEKEVITDIKNKLDKFDELTSSDLEQMFVVLRGLKGIDR; this is encoded by the coding sequence ATGATAGATAAAACTAAATTATATATTATTTATGAATATACCATGGTTATTCTAGCGTTAATAGTTGTATCTATGTTAATTGGGGAAATTATTTTTGATTTGCCGGAAACAACGGCTTTATTTATTGAAAAGATTGATACCTTCATTTTAGCTATATTTATTGCTGACTACTCTATAAAGCTGTTCATGGCAGAAAATAAGAAAAGGTATGTTCTGAGCAATAAAGCAGAGCTTATTTCCATTATTCCTTTTTCATCTATTTTTAGAGTATTTAGGCTAGCAAGGCTAGTAAGGTTAGCTAGGCTTAGTAGGTTTAATAGAGTTCTTAGGTCAGTGGCATGGTTAACTCGGTTTAAAGATAAGTTTCTCATATTTATAAAAACTAACGGTCTTATTTATATTATTTTTATTACTATTGTGATTGTTGTTTTAGGTTCCGTATGTATAAAATTCTTTGAGGATATCAATTTTCTTGATGCCATATGGTGGGCATTTGTTACAACAACTACAGTAGGGTATGGAGATATATCACCAGTAAGTTTTGGAGGTAGAATAGTGGCAGGCACATTAATGCTTGTAGGTATTGGCTTTATTGGTATGCTAACAGGTACTATTGCCACTTTTTTTCTTAACGAAGGAAAAAAACCTATTAGCTACGAGAAAGAAGTAATTACAGATATTAAAAACAAATTAGATAAATTTGATGAACTTACAAGCAGCGACCTGGAACAAATGTTTGTGGTATTAAGAGGGCTAAAGGGTATTGATAGGTAA
- a CDS encoding major tail protein gives MDKNKITFGFKNVHVAFITEGETGPSWDTPIRIPGAVRWAPTPEGESSTFYADDGSYFVATANNGYTGELEMALVPDEILARMLGWEIDDNGMVVEVANGNPEKFALLGEVNGDKRNRRFVYYDCQAQRPSKEKNTKGETIEPSTDVLSMTVSPLDIAGKVLVKGDIELNETNQTVFNSFFESVYTPTFGAGATGGEGGEV, from the coding sequence ATGGATAAAAATAAAATAACCTTTGGCTTTAAAAATGTGCATGTAGCATTTATTACTGAAGGGGAAACTGGCCCAAGTTGGGATACACCTATTAGAATACCAGGAGCGGTTAGGTGGGCACCTACACCTGAAGGGGAGTCTAGCACTTTCTATGCAGACGATGGATCATATTTTGTGGCTACTGCTAATAATGGGTATACTGGAGAATTAGAAATGGCATTAGTACCAGATGAAATCCTAGCTAGAATGTTAGGATGGGAAATAGACGATAATGGAATGGTAGTTGAGGTGGCAAACGGTAACCCAGAAAAATTCGCTTTACTTGGGGAAGTGAATGGAGACAAAAGGAATAGGCGATTTGTTTATTACGATTGCCAAGCACAAAGACCATCTAAGGAGAAAAACACTAAAGGTGAAACTATTGAGCCTTCAACAGATGTATTAAGTATGACAGTATCACCTCTTGATATAGCTGGTAAGGTCCTTGTTAAAGGTGATATAGAACTAAATGAAACTAACCAAACTGTTTTTAACTCATTCTTCGAATCAGTTTATACTCCAACTTTTGGTGCTGGTGCTACCGGTGGTGAAGGTGGAGAAGTATAA
- a CDS encoding phage tail tape measure protein, whose translation MAETIRGINVVIGAETTALSKALGDVNKKSRDIQSELYKVEKLLKLDPSNTELLAQKQELLARGVETTSKKLQALRDVQEQVNEQFHKGEISEGQYRAFQRELSKTELELKKLESQLKSSSGFEQFSKKAQKASQDLKKVGDSVSKTGESLTKKVSVPLAGAGAASLKFATDFEDSMAKVSTIADNTDVPMGELRKQILKLSDETGIAATEIANNVYDAISAGQSTGQAVNFVRESTKLAKSGFAEAGQSLDVLTSIMNAYKMESEEVGRVSDVLIQTQNKGKVTVGELSSVMGKIIPTASAYNVSLEQLGTGYAIMTSNGIKAAESTTYMNSMLNEMGKTGTKTDKALREMTGKSFGELIDSGSSVGDVLAMVSDYAAQSNLNLADMFGSAEAGKAALVLSTNAGQDFNNMLLEMTNSAGATDTAFEKVNNTSGQKLQRSLNKLRNVAIKLGDTLTPVLDKISNVIDKVSNKLGKMDKSQLETITKIGLFVAAIGPLLIIIGKLISAVGAIAGVVSTVSGAIGVVSTGAAAATPAIATLAKVFAAMTGPIGVAVVAIGAIAFGLSKLVKHLKKDSIPEVKRFGKEVSKSTQEAVGGFMDLNDEATKTLNQLNWSGKAVTEDMANSITGNFDTMKKQILNSLDSQHNEAYAKMVEHFKDSKALSEEEEAEILENMVSGHDKQKKAVEDKNSRIKAIMEQASKESRALTKEEQREINNIQKSMVETGIKTLSENEIESKAILERMRANAGQLSARQAAEVVQNSLNQKNGAVKAAEDQYNDVVKEIKRQRDELGAISEEQAKKLIEEAEKQKDGTIKEAEEMHQNVVNEAKEQAGEHVNLIDWETGEILSKWEAFKNKLGTKFSNMKESISAKWKESLAATEEFGQNMKSSLSSKFSEMKESVGGKMKEIKSTISDSWNNSLSFLKNIDLSSIGKDMIQGLINGISNMKNKLKESVSNIASSVTGGLKNLLGIRSPSRVLMEMGEDTGEGFLLGIRGTLSDIAKETKNMAEVAVPEIKTPTRMDLGFDNSSTISLLKEMLVALKEGKSILINGREVMSALSPEMAMLLKGRR comes from the coding sequence ATGGCTGAAACCATTAGAGGTATAAATGTTGTAATAGGCGCTGAAACTACTGCTCTTTCAAAAGCTTTAGGTGATGTAAATAAAAAAAGTAGAGATATTCAAAGCGAATTATATAAAGTTGAAAAGTTGTTAAAACTTGATCCAAGTAACACGGAGTTACTAGCCCAAAAACAAGAGTTGCTTGCGCGAGGGGTAGAAACTACCAGTAAGAAGTTACAAGCTCTCAGGGATGTTCAAGAACAAGTCAATGAACAGTTTCATAAAGGTGAAATTAGTGAAGGGCAATATAGAGCATTTCAACGGGAACTATCAAAAACAGAGTTAGAACTGAAAAAATTAGAATCTCAGTTGAAATCATCTTCTGGTTTTGAGCAATTTAGTAAAAAAGCACAAAAAGCTTCTCAAGATCTAAAGAAAGTTGGAGATTCTGTTTCTAAGACAGGAGAATCCCTCACAAAGAAAGTATCTGTTCCTTTAGCCGGGGCAGGAGCAGCAAGCTTAAAATTTGCTACGGATTTTGAGGATAGTATGGCCAAAGTTTCAACGATTGCTGATAACACTGACGTCCCTATGGGCGAACTAAGAAAGCAGATACTAAAGCTTTCTGACGAAACAGGGATTGCAGCTACTGAGATTGCTAACAATGTTTACGATGCTATCTCTGCAGGGCAAAGTACAGGACAAGCAGTCAATTTTGTAAGGGAATCTACTAAACTTGCAAAGAGTGGCTTTGCTGAAGCAGGGCAATCTTTGGATGTCCTTACCTCAATTATGAATGCATATAAAATGGAGTCCGAAGAAGTAGGAAGAGTTTCTGACGTCCTTATTCAAACTCAAAACAAAGGTAAAGTTACAGTTGGTGAGCTTTCAAGCGTAATGGGTAAAATTATACCAACTGCATCTGCTTATAATGTATCTTTAGAGCAACTTGGAACCGGTTATGCCATTATGACATCTAACGGTATAAAAGCAGCTGAATCTACAACATACATGAATTCAATGTTAAATGAGATGGGGAAAACAGGTACAAAGACCGATAAGGCCCTAAGGGAAATGACAGGCAAATCATTCGGAGAACTTATAGATTCAGGCTCCAGTGTCGGTGATGTTTTAGCTATGGTGAGCGATTATGCGGCACAGAGCAATTTAAATCTAGCTGACATGTTTGGTAGTGCGGAAGCAGGGAAAGCAGCCTTAGTATTATCCACTAACGCAGGCCAAGACTTCAATAACATGCTTTTAGAAATGACAAATAGTGCAGGGGCTACAGATACTGCATTTGAAAAAGTAAATAATACATCGGGTCAAAAGCTTCAGAGGAGTTTAAATAAGTTAAGAAACGTGGCCATAAAACTTGGAGATACTTTAACACCTGTACTAGATAAAATATCAAATGTTATAGACAAAGTGTCAAACAAACTTGGGAAAATGGATAAAAGTCAGTTGGAAACTATAACAAAAATTGGATTATTTGTTGCAGCAATAGGGCCTCTGCTTATAATAATTGGTAAACTAATAAGCGCTGTAGGTGCTATAGCTGGGGTTGTCTCTACAGTTTCTGGTGCTATAGGTGTAGTAAGTACAGGTGCAGCAGCCGCTACTCCTGCTATAGCAACATTGGCTAAGGTTTTTGCAGCAATGACGGGTCCAATTGGGGTAGCGGTTGTAGCTATAGGTGCAATAGCCTTTGGGTTAAGCAAACTTGTCAAACACTTAAAAAAAGACTCTATTCCTGAGGTGAAAAGGTTTGGAAAAGAAGTCTCTAAGTCTACCCAAGAAGCTGTAGGCGGGTTCATGGATCTTAATGACGAAGCTACAAAAACCTTAAATCAACTCAACTGGTCGGGAAAAGCGGTCACAGAAGACATGGCTAATAGTATAACTGGAAACTTTGATACAATGAAAAAACAGATACTTAACTCTCTTGATTCACAACATAATGAAGCTTATGCAAAAATGGTAGAGCACTTTAAAGATAGTAAAGCACTATCCGAAGAAGAAGAAGCCGAAATACTAGAGAATATGGTCAGTGGCCATGATAAACAAAAAAAGGCTGTGGAAGATAAAAATTCACGTATCAAAGCTATAATGGAACAAGCATCAAAAGAAAGTAGGGCATTAACTAAAGAAGAACAAAGAGAAATAAATAATATACAAAAGTCCATGGTTGAGACTGGTATTAAAACATTGTCCGAGAATGAGATAGAATCTAAAGCTATTTTAGAACGAATGAGAGCTAATGCAGGGCAATTATCTGCTAGACAAGCGGCTGAAGTTGTTCAAAATAGTTTAAACCAGAAAAATGGTGCAGTAAAAGCAGCAGAAGATCAATACAATGATGTAGTGAAAGAGATAAAAAGGCAACGCGATGAGCTTGGAGCTATTTCTGAAGAACAAGCTAAAAAGCTTATAGAAGAAGCAGAAAAGCAAAAAGACGGTACTATAAAAGAAGCAGAAGAAATGCATCAAAATGTTGTTAATGAAGCTAAAGAGCAAGCAGGTGAACATGTTAATTTGATAGATTGGGAAACTGGAGAAATTCTTTCAAAGTGGGAAGCATTCAAAAATAAGCTTGGAACAAAGTTTTCCAATATGAAAGAATCAATATCTGCTAAATGGAAAGAATCCCTTGCAGCAACAGAAGAATTCGGTCAAAACATGAAAAGCTCATTATCATCTAAGTTTAGTGAAATGAAAGAGTCCGTTGGAGGGAAGATGAAGGAAATTAAATCTACTATTTCCGATTCTTGGAACAATTCTTTAAGTTTTTTAAAAAATATTGACCTTTCTTCAATAGGCAAAGACATGATTCAAGGTCTTATAAACGGTATATCTAACATGAAAAATAAGTTGAAAGAATCTGTTTCAAACATAGCTTCATCAGTAACAGGTGGGTTGAAAAACCTCCTAGGAATTAGATCTCCTTCTAGAGTACTAATGGAAATGGGAGAGGATACAGGGGAAGGTTTTTTATTAGGTATCAGGGGAACTTTAAGCGATATAGCTAAAGAAACTAAAAATATGGCTGAAGTTGCTGTTCCAGAAATAAAAACACCAACGAGAATGGACTTAGGATTTGATAATAGTTCAACAATTTCACTTTTAAAAGAAATGCTAGTGGCTCTTAAAGAAGGAAAAAGCATTTTAATAAATGGGCGAGAGGTTATGAGTGCATTATCACCTGAAATGGCAATGTTACTGAAAGGCAGGAGATAA
- a CDS encoding phage holin family protein: MKNSILTISGVVGTFIAHYLGGWDTALQTLLIFMAVDYFTGLMMAGVFHQSNKSKNGALESKAGFKGLCRKGMALLIVLVGAQLDVMMNIDVVRNGVIIAFTVNETISIIENAGVMGVPIPDVLTNAIEVLQNKKQGGVQ, from the coding sequence ATGAAAAACTCAATACTTACAATTTCAGGGGTAGTTGGTACTTTTATAGCTCATTATTTGGGAGGGTGGGATACAGCTTTGCAAACATTACTGATATTTATGGCGGTTGATTATTTTACAGGGTTAATGATGGCTGGTGTATTCCACCAATCGAATAAAAGTAAAAATGGAGCACTGGAAAGCAAGGCAGGATTTAAAGGGCTATGTCGCAAAGGCATGGCTCTTTTGATTGTACTGGTAGGTGCTCAGCTTGATGTAATGATGAATATTGATGTTGTAAGAAATGGTGTTATTATTGCATTTACGGTAAATGAGACTATATCAATTATAGAGAATGCTGGGGTAATGGGTGTGCCTATACCGGATGTATTAACAAATGCTATAGAAGTCCTACAGAATAAAAAACAAGGGGGAGTTCAATAA
- a CDS encoding sigma factor G inhibitor Gin — protein MKCCSVCEENTDLGLGINILQSFICNTCLDKISSTQVDDPEYDKILCGIKRVWEVSEAK, from the coding sequence GTGAAATGTTGTTCAGTTTGCGAAGAAAACACTGACCTGGGTTTGGGTATTAATATTTTACAAAGCTTTATTTGCAACACGTGCTTAGATAAGATTTCCAGTACTCAGGTTGATGACCCAGAATATGATAAAATTCTATGTGGTATTAAAAGAGTATGGGAAGTAAGTGAAGCTAAATAA
- a CDS encoding DNA-binding protein: protein MEYSFRSKEELLNFIAAEVITTTEALEILGCSRQYIGQLVKDEKLIPIKRMHNASLFLRSDVAMFKRK, encoded by the coding sequence ATGGAATACAGTTTTAGGTCTAAGGAAGAATTATTGAACTTCATCGCCGCTGAGGTAATAACAACAACAGAGGCCTTAGAAATTCTAGGCTGTTCAAGGCAGTATATTGGGCAACTGGTAAAGGATGAAAAACTAATTCCTATTAAAAGAATGCATAACGCTTCCTTGTTCTTAAGGTCAGATGTGGCAATGTTTAAAAGAAAATGA
- a CDS encoding LysM peptidoglycan-binding domain-containing protein, with translation MIYTVQKGDSLGVIASRHKTTIEALMRLNPEIANKDLIYIGQQIKIHENEYVVQPNDSLYKIGQKLGVNWKEIAEVNNIKEPYTIYPKDKLIIPGEGPVPPQVETRVHKIERKDTLWDLAKKYNTTVAELEKLNPGVKARELQIGSSLNIPSEGSTGVDIVKFYLDQGYRLTSDYGYRTHPITGVKNSFHGGIDFGGKPNGYPITMPVDGEVVYAQWFSGWGYLVGVRCERGLTHLIGHMSKVVVKVGDRIVAGKTVIGGVGATGNATGPHIHYQINKAGSGVRGDGYWDNPRKY, from the coding sequence ATGATATACACAGTCCAGAAAGGTGACAGTTTAGGTGTAATAGCATCAAGGCATAAAACTACTATTGAGGCCTTGATGAGGCTCAACCCAGAAATAGCAAATAAAGATCTTATCTACATTGGCCAACAAATCAAGATCCACGAAAATGAATATGTAGTTCAGCCTAATGATAGCCTATACAAAATAGGTCAAAAGCTAGGAGTAAATTGGAAGGAAATAGCTGAGGTCAATAACATTAAAGAACCGTATACCATATACCCTAAAGATAAGCTAATCATACCAGGAGAAGGCCCTGTGCCTCCACAGGTTGAAACAAGAGTGCATAAGATAGAAAGAAAAGATACTCTTTGGGACTTGGCCAAGAAATATAATACCACTGTTGCAGAGCTAGAAAAGTTGAATCCAGGAGTGAAAGCTAGAGAGCTACAGATAGGCTCTAGCTTAAACATTCCTTCCGAAGGTTCGACAGGTGTAGATATAGTTAAGTTCTATCTAGACCAAGGGTATAGGTTAACGTCTGATTATGGATATCGCACACACCCTATAACAGGTGTTAAAAATTCATTCCACGGAGGAATAGACTTTGGAGGAAAGCCCAATGGATACCCTATCACTATGCCGGTGGATGGGGAAGTGGTATATGCTCAATGGTTTAGTGGCTGGGGTTATTTGGTAGGAGTAAGATGTGAGCGAGGCCTAACTCACCTTATTGGCCACATGTCTAAGGTAGTTGTAAAAGTAGGAGACAGGATAGTCGCAGGAAAAACTGTAATTGGTGGTGTGGGAGCTACAGGGAATGCTACTGGCCCACATATTCACTATCAAATAAACAAAGCAGGAAGCGGCGTCCGTGGAGATGGATACTGGGACAACCCTAGAAAATACTAG
- a CDS encoding dockerin type I repeat-containing protein, translating to MKKKAVMIFLAVLLLAVLVIVVIPEKYEIGDISKDGEITILDLLIIQKHVLGLEEIPNKDLQLADFNGDGYVNEKDVEALQNYLLGIK from the coding sequence ATGAAGAAAAAGGCTGTTATGATCTTTTTGGCAGTATTATTATTGGCCGTCCTTGTTATCGTAGTCATTCCGGAAAAATATGAAATTGGGGATATAAGTAAGGACGGAGAGATAACAATACTAGATTTATTGATAATACAAAAACATGTTTTAGGGCTAGAGGAAATACCTAATAAAGATTTGCAACTAGCTGACTTTAACGGTGATGGGTATGTCAACGAGAAAGATGTTGAAGCTTTGCAAAATTACTTATTAGGAATTAAATAA
- a CDS encoding phage distal tail protein, giving the protein MRINDIEVSYFNFKYLKRFIDPARVYTYGSDWLKNSLNPIIGEKRIRYVPIATDLLFVGPAQEFETNSSELIHFIGDECTLKFNDMEFFYDAEYIEANITKSVAQKAKQLTLSFNAYSKYKEEVIEIANRVSSKTLNVPGTIKTPAIVEITPSINLAAITITGFGESFTINNLTAGNKITVDGQQCTVLQNGQNKFLDYEGWGFPKLKPGINNVSFSTSNTDITIKYKPRWK; this is encoded by the coding sequence ATGAGAATAAACGATATTGAGGTAAGTTATTTTAACTTTAAATATCTAAAACGATTTATTGATCCTGCTAGGGTGTACACATATGGTTCAGATTGGCTAAAAAATTCTTTAAACCCGATTATAGGTGAAAAAAGGATAAGGTATGTACCAATTGCGACGGATTTGCTATTTGTGGGGCCAGCGCAAGAATTTGAGACAAATAGTAGTGAATTAATCCATTTTATTGGCGACGAGTGCACCTTAAAATTTAACGATATGGAGTTCTTCTATGACGCTGAATATATTGAAGCTAACATCACTAAGAGTGTAGCTCAGAAAGCTAAACAGTTAACTTTAAGCTTCAATGCTTATTCCAAATACAAGGAAGAGGTAATAGAGATAGCAAATAGAGTTTCATCTAAAACCTTGAATGTTCCTGGTACTATTAAAACTCCTGCTATCGTAGAAATTACTCCATCAATTAATTTGGCAGCAATCACAATTACTGGTTTTGGGGAATCTTTTACAATTAACAATCTCACTGCAGGAAATAAAATAACAGTAGATGGCCAACAATGCACGGTACTTCAAAATGGACAAAACAAATTTCTAGATTATGAGGGATGGGGCTTTCCAAAACTGAAGCCCGGGATAAATAACGTATCTTTTTCAACATCGAACACGGATATAACAATTAAATACAAACCTAGATGGAAATAA